The Williamsoniiplasma somnilux genome includes a window with the following:
- the thiI gene encoding tRNA uracil 4-sulfurtransferase ThiI, with amino-acid sequence MKNILVRYGELTLKGANRNYFVTKLINNIKFKLKAYKEFVSYTKDNNSLTLTVVDNYVEIVIEKLQTTFGIYSLSVIEKTNLNMEEITNAVIKIAQKSTNKRFKLEVYRKDKQFPLTSTEIKQQIAPIVLRTIGDLKVDVHNPNLKIEIVIKKDHVDIFDTRLVALKGLPVGVSGKGLSLLSGGIDSPVASFLTMKRGMQVDFIHFMTPPHTSTEALDKVFKLAAQIAKYNYQNFSLYVVDFSMLLQELNHMPDQNYKITLMRRMFVRIANKLAFKINARGIITGESLGQVASQTIESINVINSTSILPILRPVLTFDKEEIIEISKKINTYDISILPFDDVCSMFVPKNPITKPKLKVAEFNEQTIMWEEILEHTMDNLIKEFVWNDDKFEEVNK; translated from the coding sequence ATGAAAAATATTTTAGTTAGATATGGAGAATTAACTCTAAAAGGAGCAAATAGAAATTATTTTGTTACAAAATTAATTAACAACATCAAGTTTAAATTAAAGGCTTATAAGGAGTTTGTGTCATATACAAAAGATAACAATTCTTTAACCTTAACTGTTGTCGATAATTATGTTGAAATTGTTATTGAAAAATTACAAACAACATTTGGAATTTATTCTTTATCAGTCATTGAAAAAACAAATTTGAATATGGAAGAAATTACAAATGCAGTTATTAAAATTGCTCAAAAAAGCACAAATAAACGTTTTAAATTAGAGGTTTATCGTAAAGATAAACAGTTCCCCTTAACCTCAACAGAAATTAAACAACAAATTGCACCAATTGTTTTAAGAACAATTGGTGATTTAAAAGTGGATGTTCACAATCCGAATTTGAAAATAGAAATAGTTATTAAAAAAGATCATGTAGATATTTTTGACACAAGGTTGGTTGCTCTTAAAGGTTTACCTGTAGGAGTTTCGGGCAAAGGTTTATCATTGTTAAGCGGGGGAATTGATTCTCCGGTCGCTTCTTTTTTAACAATGAAAAGAGGAATGCAAGTCGATTTCATTCATTTTATGACTCCTCCCCATACAAGTACAGAAGCACTAGATAAAGTTTTTAAATTGGCTGCTCAAATAGCTAAATATAATTATCAAAATTTTAGTTTATATGTTGTTGACTTTAGTATGTTATTGCAAGAGTTAAACCACATGCCTGATCAAAACTACAAAATAACATTAATGCGTAGAATGTTTGTTCGAATTGCTAATAAATTAGCTTTTAAAATTAATGCTAGAGGAATCATAACTGGAGAATCTCTAGGACAAGTAGCATCACAAACAATTGAATCTATTAATGTAATAAATTCAACAAGCATTTTGCCAATTCTTCGTCCAGTATTAACGTTTGATAAAGAAGAGATTATTGAAATATCCAAAAAAATTAATACTTATGATATTTCTATATTGCCTTTTGATGATGTTTGCTCAATGTTTGTTCCTAAAAACCCAATTACTAAACCTAAATTAAAAGTAGCCGAATTTAATGAACAAACAATTATGTGAGAAGAAATCTTAGAACATACTATGGATAATCTAATTAAAGAATTTGTTTGAAATGATGATAAATTCGAAGAGGTAAACAAATAA